In Harpia harpyja isolate bHarHar1 chromosome 12, bHarHar1 primary haplotype, whole genome shotgun sequence, a single window of DNA contains:
- the METTL27 gene encoding methyltransferase-like protein 27 isoform X1: MRLAAGVRERVAAVHGGGRLPQRLRLYDGWAARYDQDVAALEYRAPELAAASLAFAFPAPPAGARLLDVACGTGLVARELHRRGFRCLHGVDGSAGMLERARSTGLYRRLRPCVLGREPLPAPAEHYDAVTVVGALSEGQVPSAAVPELLRVTKPGGFLCLTTRSNPSNLRYKVELEAALERLERQGAWQKVLAQDVERWERATSEEESTQGTGYISGVVYVYRKCPVPPLEEG, translated from the exons ATGCGGCTGGCGGCGGGGGTGCGAGAGCGGGTGGCGGCGGTGCACGGCGGCGGGAGGCTGCCCCAGCGCTTGCGGCTGTACGACGGCTGGGCCGCCCGCTACGACCAG GATGTGGCGGCGCTGGAGTACCGGGCACCGGAGCTGGCCGCCGCTTCGCTCGCCTTCGCCttccccgcgccgcccgccggggcGCGGCTGCTCGACGTGGCCTGTGGCACCGGCCTCGTAGCGCGGGAG CTCCACCGCCGCGGCTTCCGCTGCCTGCACGGCGTGGACGGCAGCGCGGGGATGCTGGAGCGGGCGCGGAGTACCGGCCTCTACCGGCGGCTGCGGCCCTGTGTCCTGGGTCGGGAGCCGCTGCCCGCGCCCGCAG AGCACTATGACGCTGTGACGGTGGTGGGGGCCCTGAGCGAGGGGCAGGTGCCGAGCGCAGCCGTGCCGGAGCTGCTGCGTGTCACTAAGCCGG gagGCTTCCTCTGCCTGACAACAAGGAGCAACCCCTCGAACCTGCGGTACAAGGTGGAGCTGGAGGCAGCgctggagaggctggagaggCAGGGAGCCTGGCAGAAGGTGCTGGCCCAGGACGTGGAGCGCTGGGAGAGGGCCACCTCTGAGGAGGAGAGCACCCAGGGCACCGGCTACATCTCTGGGGTGGTCTACGTCTATCGGAAATGCCCCGTCCCCCCCCTCGAGGAGGGCTGA
- the METTL27 gene encoding methyltransferase-like protein 27 isoform X3 encodes MRLAAGVRERVAAVHGGGRLPQRLRLYDGWAARYDQLHRRGFRCLHGVDGSAGMLERARSTGLYRRLRPCVLGREPLPAPAEHYDAVTVVGALSEGQVPSAAVPELLRVTKPGGFLCLTTRSNPSNLRYKVELEAALERLERQGAWQKVLAQDVERWERATSEEESTQGTGYISGVVYVYRKCPVPPLEEG; translated from the exons ATGCGGCTGGCGGCGGGGGTGCGAGAGCGGGTGGCGGCGGTGCACGGCGGCGGGAGGCTGCCCCAGCGCTTGCGGCTGTACGACGGCTGGGCCGCCCGCTACGACCAG CTCCACCGCCGCGGCTTCCGCTGCCTGCACGGCGTGGACGGCAGCGCGGGGATGCTGGAGCGGGCGCGGAGTACCGGCCTCTACCGGCGGCTGCGGCCCTGTGTCCTGGGTCGGGAGCCGCTGCCCGCGCCCGCAG AGCACTATGACGCTGTGACGGTGGTGGGGGCCCTGAGCGAGGGGCAGGTGCCGAGCGCAGCCGTGCCGGAGCTGCTGCGTGTCACTAAGCCGG gagGCTTCCTCTGCCTGACAACAAGGAGCAACCCCTCGAACCTGCGGTACAAGGTGGAGCTGGAGGCAGCgctggagaggctggagaggCAGGGAGCCTGGCAGAAGGTGCTGGCCCAGGACGTGGAGCGCTGGGAGAGGGCCACCTCTGAGGAGGAGAGCACCCAGGGCACCGGCTACATCTCTGGGGTGGTCTACGTCTATCGGAAATGCCCCGTCCCCCCCCTCGAGGAGGGCTGA
- the METTL27 gene encoding methyltransferase-like protein 27 isoform X2, with protein sequence MRLAAGVRERVAAVHGGGRLPQRLRLYDGWAARYDQDVAALEYRAPELAAASLAFAFPAPPAGARLLDVACGTGLVARELHRRGFRCLHGVDGSAGMLERARSTGLYRRLRPCVLGREPLPAPAGGFLCLTTRSNPSNLRYKVELEAALERLERQGAWQKVLAQDVERWERATSEEESTQGTGYISGVVYVYRKCPVPPLEEG encoded by the exons ATGCGGCTGGCGGCGGGGGTGCGAGAGCGGGTGGCGGCGGTGCACGGCGGCGGGAGGCTGCCCCAGCGCTTGCGGCTGTACGACGGCTGGGCCGCCCGCTACGACCAG GATGTGGCGGCGCTGGAGTACCGGGCACCGGAGCTGGCCGCCGCTTCGCTCGCCTTCGCCttccccgcgccgcccgccggggcGCGGCTGCTCGACGTGGCCTGTGGCACCGGCCTCGTAGCGCGGGAG CTCCACCGCCGCGGCTTCCGCTGCCTGCACGGCGTGGACGGCAGCGCGGGGATGCTGGAGCGGGCGCGGAGTACCGGCCTCTACCGGCGGCTGCGGCCCTGTGTCCTGGGTCGGGAGCCGCTGCCCGCGCCCGCAG gagGCTTCCTCTGCCTGACAACAAGGAGCAACCCCTCGAACCTGCGGTACAAGGTGGAGCTGGAGGCAGCgctggagaggctggagaggCAGGGAGCCTGGCAGAAGGTGCTGGCCCAGGACGTGGAGCGCTGGGAGAGGGCCACCTCTGAGGAGGAGAGCACCCAGGGCACCGGCTACATCTCTGGGGTGGTCTACGTCTATCGGAAATGCCCCGTCCCCCCCCTCGAGGAGGGCTGA